In Sander vitreus isolate 19-12246 chromosome 4, sanVit1, whole genome shotgun sequence, the genomic stretch acaaaaaaaaaaacgaagtgTTAAAACACAGGTGAATAAATCATGCTTTGCGGGATTTGGCAGGAAATTATGAAAGGAAAACGTTTCATTACAGCATCCCAATAAGGATTTCAATGCCAAGGCTACAGTCGTCTTGAAGACCAACAGAACAATAAGGTGAAATGAGAGGTAAAGCACCGTCACCTCTTCAACCCTCCTTCAATACTTGTTTAGTCAACAGGCTCCTCTTAATGATCCACCTCTGGCTCATCTGACCTTAACCACATGAATTATCTCGAGTTCAGATCTTGGCGGGCCGACAGGGAGCCGAGAGACAAACATGGCCGTTATTTATTGTGTCCCTGTGTTGCTATGTCGATACACTGAGAGGTCAACGGACTTCACCTCTGGAAGGGTTTGCGGACCTTCTTCCTCCTTCTGGGGGGTTTGCCACTTTCAGCCCATGTCTCACTGGACTCTGGCCGCTGACCCCCCGGCACGTAGAAACCTGTCTGGCTCGGGGGAGGGGAGAACGGGGGCGCTCCAGCACCAGGGGGTTGCTGATGGGGGGGACCTGAGGGGAAGAATCCCCCATTGGCAGCCATGTCGTTAGGTGGTCCTCCCTTGAAGATGCGATTGAAGAAGTCCTGCAAATCTGCAGGGTTGGTCGGACTTGGGGCGCTCTCTGAGGGTGTCctgaaagtgaaagtttgaaAGTTCAGAGATCTTTTGAGCCTTAAGTGATGGTCTTTTTGGCTTTTACAGATGGTCACGTGGCAACAGCATGAGCAGAATAAATGATGTCCAATTGTAAAGAGCATTAGGGTTAGGATGATAATCTATTTGAACATAAAGtatattaaaaatgattaaaaatgcaaacagtggggcgcctggatagctcagttggtagagcgggcgcccatacatagaggtttactcctcgacgcagcaggcccgggtaagactccgacctgtggccctttgctgcgtgtcattccccctctctctcccgcctttcatgtcttctgctgtcctatcaaaataaaggctgaaaatgcccaaaacataatcttaaaaaaaaaaaaaatgcaaacagtatagttttttttctttctttaatgtcatTGTTACAACaatgcaccacacacacattaggattctgggaaatgcatcaataaattgtcaGCAGAgaccaaaaaacaaatgaaagaagatGGAAAAAGTGAAGTTGTTATATTTCCATGTTTTAACTAATTTTTGAAGTTGTATACGAGTTGTCTGGTTAAACTGTTAACTGTGTCCTAATTTTGTTTTAGCAGTTGAGATATATACTGCAacactttacattttcataGCACCACTTTTCTAAAAGGAGGACTCCTAAGTCTCCCGCTGGTATTTGCTGGTATTTCAAACAGCAGAAATATGGCAGATATTCCAGATATGTAAAACTCCCGAAACTATCTGCTAAAATCAGTGATGAGGCTAAATTGAGGCCTGAataagggaggaggaggaggaaatagTACATGATTTAGCACCATGAAGCCACAACAAACCCTTGAAGGGACGTACCTGTGTCGTGTGGAGTTGCTGTTGTTCTTTGAACCAAAAGAGATGTGATAGGGCACACGGTGCGTGTCAGGAGAAATGCCGATTCTTTGGCAACCTGCCCACTCTGAAACATGACAGCATGACAACAGCTTACATATAcatttaaatactgtaaaacTTTGCTCTGAAGCTTTTCTATGACCTGCGAAGCCAAGCGCTGAGTGGCCTGGAGACTGATAATATATGAGCTCATGCAAACTACACAATGTATTACTGTTCAGTTACTGATGAGGGGAGCAGATACTCTTCAGAAAAAGCTGACATTCACCTGTAATATCATACACTTTGCCATCCATACATGCAAAGTATGTGATACGTAGGCCCAACATGCTGGACTCAGCCCACAGGTCCCCCTCCTCAGCACTATGGCAGCGGTTGCACTCGGCACAGAACCGGGCCTCAGCAGGTTCACGATCCATCTCGAACCGCCTGCACAGACACAAAGGTTACGAAGGAAACACCAACCGTACTACTACATAAGGCGTGATTCAGTTGTGTGTAATACATAATGTTTAACTCCAGTCTGAGGAAATGTTTGGCACTGATTCCGTTGATATTGGGTGTGAAGCTACGTACTTGTGTTTGCCTTCACACTTGGTACACATCATGGTGTTCATGGCTTCCTTCAGGTCATCCTGCAGTTTAGTCAGAAACTCGTTCATGGACTTTGAGAGCTCGGTTGCTGCCATACGCTTCCTGCATGGGAAAGAAACAGACCGGTTGGGGATACGTGAACATAACAGGCTTAAGGAGTCAACCTCACTCTAAATCACTGTACAATTTAATTATTTCagaagaaaacactgttcatctTAAAACAACAGACCTTGGATAGTTGCAGTCAATCTCTATTTACTATcactattttatatatatagacattGTAGGAAACTTGAATTTTGTGCAAATAATGCAAGGACAGCGTCCACTGAGGGGTTCGTTCACTCTACTGTCGTTAACAAAAGGaggatgagaaaaataaaaaatgttagaaTATTCAATTCTACCAAACTAAGGATAGAACTTAACTGcagaaaaaacaaatgattattGTATTAAAAGgccccatggcatgaaaatttcactttatgaggttttttaacattaatatgagtttccccagcctgcctatggtccccctgtggctagaaatggtgataggtgtaaaccgagccctgggtatcctgctctgcctttgagaaaatgaaagctcagatgggccgatctggaatcttcctcttatgacgtcataaggaggaaggttacctcccctttctctgctttgcccgcccagagaatttggcctgcccatgagagagagagagacatcatggctttcaaatgagtgaagtggcagttggtcaaggccacacccccactcaccaccttgcccccccccttcctcaatagctacagaaatggcacgtcctaagtaaagctcattgtgtatctggctctagtggctgtaattctgcaccaaggctgaatttcacgaaagagacttcagatacagtattaggggaccactaaggcctatataaaagcatccaaagagcacaatgtcataggacctttaatgtaACGGGAAAGTGTAACAggctacaaaataaatgttttttttgttgtttttttttaaacatactttgagttgtttttagttttattttgctttagAATTAtatgtcctgtgagaaccacttTTTTCCGTGTACTCACAACTCGTACTCTCGTCGTGTCTCTGGATTACTGACAATATCCCAGGCAGCCCTCAGTACTTTGAACGCCTCTCCAGCTCGGGGGTGTTTATTTTTGTCTGGATGGACCTGAAGAAGAAGGGACAGAGGAAAAGGTTATATGAGCAAAGGAGGAAAAACTCTGCCTCCAATACAATTTGTTAGTCATTAATGCAATAGCTGTATTTTTCACTCAGACACAggcacttcacacacacacctggacagcCAGCTGTCTGTAGGCCTTCTTCAGTTCAGCCTCAGTGGCATGCACCTCCACACCCAGCACTGTAAAGGGGTCGAGCTCGTCCTCTGGTACCTCAGCCAAGGCTAGCAGTCTCTCTAGCTCCTGGCCTGGCTGGCTTCTCCCTGCCCTGCCGGGAGAGTCAGGGCTGGACGGTGGTATGTGGCCATGCCTCCTGAACCTGCTTCGGACTGTCTCCAGCAGGGACACCACCCTCTTCCAAAACCTTGACTCCTGAAAAGTTGTCCAATAGCGttttcccttctctcctccAAGGCGAACCAACGCACACTTTGCCCACTGGGAACCGAAAATAACCAAAGCACAGAAAAGTCTCAAAAAAGATAAGGCAGCTGTCTTCAACCACTTTACTAACCGAACAATTTTATCCACCAGGTCTGTTCCTGTGCATTTCGTCCATTTCAGAATCCGACTAGCATCCGCCTTCATTCCTGCTGTATCTGTGATCTTCACAAGGAGCTGCTGCCCAAAGTTGTAAAGTTTCACCCCTCCAGCCTCCACACCAACTCCACAATTGTGAGTTAATGTGACAATAATCTCAATCATCATGTGGATGCAGGAGATGCACCAGAAGCTCAGAGACTCTGACAGCATCTCCTTGAAAGCTAGGACGAGCTGGTTGCCTGTCCGCCTACGGCCTCGGTTCtgctgatggtggtggtggttacGTCTGCGGGTCTGCTTGTGCCGACCACCACTTGACATAACATTGCCTTTTTGAAGGGAGGAAAAAGCACTTTGACTGCTCTGCTCTGAAACTGACCCACTGCTCCTGAATCTGCATCGCCGCCCAGGTCCCACGTTCCTCCAACCAGACTCCCCGTTCATGTGCTGCTCCTTCGCAGCTTCATCCTCTTCTTGATTTATAACATGCGAGTTCTCATGATCTGCAGTGTCATCATGCTCAAACCCATCTGAAGCCTCCTCAGTATCCTCTTTGGCCTCTGTAGATCCACAATACTCTGCTTCGTCAGCACCAGAGGCTTGTGGAGTGGCTGGATTTGGGGTGTCCTGAGATTTGGCTGTTTTGTCCTGCTCACATTCATCATCAGTGGGTCTGGCCTCCCACTGACTAGACTCGGTCACTAAGGTGGAATCACCATCAGGGATGTCCTCATCAGCGTCAGTAACCCAATCCATTTCCTTCTCAGCTGCTTCCCTCTCCATGTTGTTTACAGCTGTTTGATTGAAGCGCTGTGAAATTGGAATCTCATGGAAGATGATATCCTAGATCCATAATCTGTGGCAACATTTTCCCCAGGCTCTCATTATAAAAGTGAGACTGGGGGCTCCTGAGGGTCAGTGTCAGGTCCACCATATCAACAGCCACTTCCAGGTATCAAAAGGTTTTTACACACCTCACATCATGCATCAGGTTATCTGAAAAGCAACAACACATAGAGTTCATCATACACCCACATTGTGGATAAGCAGAATTAAGTGAGAAATATGTTTCTAACAGTAGTCATTTATATTAAAATGCAAGTTTTTAAACCTTCCAAAAACTAAAACGAAGGGGTGGCCACTATGATGATATACATGTTTCAACCATCAGAGACTTTGTCATATTGTTTAAACCACAGCAGCCACTCTTTTAACATCCCTGGGTGTATTAGACCATTGTGGATACTGGAAGTCCGGGCTTTGCATCAATTTGATAAAGGatcaatatcttttttttgatATTTCACAACAGACACTGACATCTGTTTTGTATAACCTTGACTGTTTCttaaattttatatatatatatatatatatatatatatatactgtattacagTGCATATGAATCTAGCAATGTGAAATTACACATACCACAATAAAAGATGTTCCATACTGCACACCTTATAGAGCagcagagctgaaacaattaatcaactaaCTGAATGGTTGATCAGAACAGAAAATGAACtgccaaaaataaattaaattaataatttaagtTACTTATTTAAGTTACTTATCAAACAACAGGAATTAACAAACATTCACTGGTTccaacttctcaaatgtgatgaaTTGATGTTTTATCTCATTGTGTactaaatatctttgggctTGAACTGTTGGtcgaacaaaacaagacagagaCGTCAGCTTGTGCTCTGGTCAACTGTGACATGCATTTTCACTATCGTCTGACATGCTACAggcttaacataaaaaaaaatttaaaaaaaattactgaCAGATAAATCGATCATGGAAATAAGTCAGTGATTAGTTTTTTACCTTACACCTGCTGCTACCAGTATGAAGAGGAGATAATGTGGAGTTAAATGTTTTGCCACGACCACAGAGGTCACCATGACTGTTTAACAACACAGTTTTGGAGCTTTTCCTGAACAAATAAACTAAGAACGAATGAGTCATGTAGCTAGCTAAGTATCTCAACGTTACATGTAACGTAAATGTAGCTACTTGCTGTCCAATCGTTGCAGAAGTGAACATAAATCAAGAAACGCAAAATTAGCTTTTACACGTATAATAGTGCAACACAGATTACATTCAGTTAACTAACGTTATATTAATTATGTTGTTTGCTAATTAAGTCAAAGAGGAAGACGGTGTTTCTAgaaactagctagctacacgAACAAACATTTGGCACCGATAAAAAACAGCTATTATAAACCGGTCAATCTTGTCTGACAGACTCTTTTGATATTAATTTAACTTCGATAACAACATGACCAAATATTGTAAAGGCGGCTAATGTTAGCAGACAGCCAGAGTGTTAGCATGAAGAAGCAGCCAGCCAAcaagaggacagacagacatacagggGCTAAAATTAGCTTGCCTCTGGCTGGCTAACCTGACAACATTTCGACTAAATAAGGTATCCATGAAAGATTAAACGACAGCACAGCAGCAAACCGTTATTAACGTATTTAGCTAGCAAACAGCCAATCGAGCAACTAACGATAATAACTGTTAGTTAATAACATCAGCGAGCTGGACTAGCTAATACGGACGCCTGTTTCCCTTCCTGTGGGCTTTGACGAGAAAGCTAAGACATGTTTTGGACACCGGACGAGCCCAGTAAGAAGGCACATTATTTTGCATTAAAACAAACTAGATGTCATATATACCTCTCATATAATTGTGTAACCTTGTTTGTTAACATACAGCCAAGTGtccgtgttgtttttttaagccacttCTTCTTCTCCTGCTCCTTTTCCTACTTTCTTCCcgtttcttcttcctcctccgccccctttttcttcttctgcgtGGTTTTCTGACTGTTAGCAAACAACTCAGGAAACCACTACTGCCACCCATTATTTGTTGGTATAGCTGATAATTAACAATAAacctttaatttatttaaatagaTTTTCCTTGataaaacatagtatagtattatcTTAGTTCACTCTATCCATCCTGTAAAATAAGCTATACCGTTTACCACAGCCCTTTACCCTTTtaatatattgtaaaaaaaaatctaaataattcCCCTCAGGATGCTTCAGTAGGCTAATACCCATACACAACATTACCAAAAGCATTTTGGCAAGCCTGTCAATACGGTTTGGTTAAGGTCCATTAGTTCAACTTAAGGAACATTTTTAATtctacaaaatatatttaaataacatttaagaCATTAGTGTGCTTCCAACTTCGTGGAAACTGGTTGAGGAAGGCCTTTACTTGTTTTCACATGATAATGCCCCAATGTGCAAGGTGAGGACCATTAAAGAAATCACTTTCCCAATCTTACTTTTTCCAGCTATAGGAGCTTTGCAAAAATTAAACCATACCCACACTATACacattagagatgttccgataccgctggtatcggtatcgggaagtactggtatcggtatcgggaagtactggagtttatgcaccgatccgataccacgtaataaagccctaaagaaaaaatacgttaaagtagtttatttatgttctttttccgttataactgactgtcaaactgcagaataaaagaactgagccagaccgacaacaaagatagaaataatatcacatccatacaggatagtagtatatagttcttaaaacataataaaatatatgacacactggtatcggatcggtactcagtatcggccgatacgcaagttcaggtattggaatcggtatcaggaagcaaaaaatggtatcggaccatctctaatacACATCCAATGTCCACATACTTGCTGAACTCAATGCATCTTCTTCGAAGGCAAAGATTAGTGGTGTCCCCCCCACACTTTCAAATTCgtttgatattattttatttataagtcTCGGTGATCTGCCcctattttaaacaataaagaaagtaagacataTTTTTCTTATAAATAGTTTAGTACTATTTTTTTCTGGAATAATCTATAATTACGATCAACttaattattttatggattttgtATCATCATAATCCCTAAACTTGCAATGCAGGAAATGGTTGAATGAttcaaaaaatagaaaaaagtacacacacacacacacacacacacacacacacacacttcttaaaCCAAAGTTACACTCTTTAATAGGCTTTAGGGCAATACAATGGCTATGGCTTACACTGCCAATATAAAACA encodes the following:
- the dnajc14 gene encoding dnaJ homolog subfamily C member 14 codes for the protein MEREAAEKEMDWVTDADEDIPDGDSTLVTESSQWEARPTDDECEQDKTAKSQDTPNPATPQASGADEAEYCGSTEAKEDTEEASDGFEHDDTADHENSHVINQEEDEAAKEQHMNGESGWRNVGPGRRCRFRSSGSVSEQSSQSAFSSLQKGNVMSSGGRHKQTRRRNHHHHQQNRGRRRTGNQLVLAFKEMLSESLSFWCISCIHMMIEIIVTLTHNCGVGVEAGGVKLYNFGQQLLVKITDTAGMKADASRILKWTKCTGTDLVDKIVRLVKWLKTAALSFLRLFCALVIFGSQWAKCALVRLGGEKGKRYWTTFQESRFWKRVVSLLETVRSRFRRHGHIPPSSPDSPGRAGRSQPGQELERLLALAEVPEDELDPFTVLGVEVHATEAELKKAYRQLAVQVHPDKNKHPRAGEAFKVLRAAWDIVSNPETRREYELKRMAATELSKSMNEFLTKLQDDLKEAMNTMMCTKCEGKHKRFEMDREPAEARFCAECNRCHSAEEGDLWAESSMLGLRITYFACMDGKVYDITEWAGCQRIGISPDTHRVPYHISFGSKNNSNSTRHRTPSESAPSPTNPADLQDFFNRIFKGGPPNDMAANGGFFPSGPPHQQPPGAGAPPFSPPPSQTGFYVPGGQRPESSETWAESGKPPRRRKKVRKPFQR